In Vidua chalybeata isolate OUT-0048 chromosome 33, bVidCha1 merged haplotype, whole genome shotgun sequence, the following are encoded in one genomic region:
- the SAMD1 gene encoding sterile alpha motif domain-containing protein 1 — translation MAVPPPPPPGPEQAPRYQEWILDTIDSLRSRKARPDLERICRMVRRRHGPEPERTRAELEKLIQQRAVLRVSYKGSISYRNAARVQPPRRPPPPARRPPPVSLRDTARLLGGDGRLTRGRLQGSAAPGGGGGAAGAAPGAGGGGGAGGGARPERTRLGAIATARGERGRAAAGRARKPPCSSSEASAREEEEEEEDEDEEDEDGTGSEASEDAGPPRQLNGEGRGGPPLRPPGQPPPERPPQPKACAPGEGGCQHMAPLKKEGAFGQPDRAVSPALAGAEPSVPLSPGRPGPQAAEGAPFSCTAGRKDKAVDPVEWSVRDVVEYFTEAGFPEQAGAFQEQEIDGKSLLLMQRADVLTGLSIRLGPALKIYEYHVKLLQRSHFQDEEPPPEPFPA, via the exons AtggcggtgccgccgccgccgccgccgggccccgAGCAGGCCCCGCGGTACCAGGAGTGGATCCTGGACACCATCGACTCGCTGCGTTCGCGCAAGGCGCGGCCGGACCTGGAGCGCATCTGCCGCATGGTGCGGCGGCGGCACGGCCCCGAACCCGAGCGCACCCGTGCCGAGCTGGAGAAGCTGATCCAGCAGCGCGCCGTGCTCCGCGTCTCCTACAAGGGCAGCATCTCGTACCGCAACGCCGCCCGCGTGCagccgccgcgccgcccgccgccgcctgcccgccgcccgccgcccgtCAGCCTCCGCGACACCGCGCGGCTGCTCGGCGGCGACGGCCGCCTCACCCGCGGCCGCCTCCAGGGCTCGGCCGCGCCCGGCGGCGGTGGGGGGGCGGCCGGGGCGGCccccggggcgggcggcggcggcggagcgggcggTGGGGCCCGGCCCGAGCGCACCCGGCTGGGCGCCATCGCCACGGCCCGCGGGGAGCGCGGGAGAGCGGCCGCGGGGAGGGCGCGGAag cccccctgcagcagcagcgagGCCTCAGcacgggaggaggaggaggaggaggaggatgaggatgaggaagacGAGGACGGGACAGGCTCGGAGGCCTCAGAGGACGCGGGGCCCCCCCGGCAGCTGAACGGGGAGGGCCGGGGGGGGCCCCCCCTGCGCCCCCCGGGGCAGCCGCCCCCCGAGCGGCCCCCCCAGCCCAAGGCCTGCGCCCCGGGGGAGGGGGGCTGCCAGCACATGGCCCCCCTCAAAAAGGAGGGGGCCTTCGGGCAGCCCGACAGAGCAG tgtccccagcGCTGGCGGGGGCTGAGCCCTCGGTGCCGCTGTCCCCGGGCCGGCCGGGCCCCCAGGCCGCCGAGGGAGCCCCGTTCAGCTGCAC ggccggGCGCAAGGACAAGGCCGTGGACCCGGTGGAGTGGTCAGTGCGGGACGTGGTCGAGTACTTCACCGAGGCCGGCTTCCCCGAGCAGGCCGGGGCCTTCCAGGAGCAG gagatCGACGGCAAGTCGCTGCTGCTGATGCAGAGGGCCGATGTGCTCACAGGGCTCTCCATCCGCCTGGGCCCCGCGCTCAAGATCTACGAGTACCACGTGAAGCTGCTGCAGCGCAGCCACTTCCAGGACGAGGAGCCCCCCCCGGAGCCCTTCCCGGCCTGA